The following proteins are encoded in a genomic region of Alistipes shahii WAL 8301:
- a CDS encoding MgtC/SapB family protein yields the protein MNMTLEVTLRLFVALLLGGIVGIEREFRSKDAGFRTHFLVALGSALFCVVSQYGFGIDLKDSSRVAAQVVSGIGFLGAGTIIFQKNMVRGLTTAAGLWVTAAIGLACGTGMYAAAAIATVMILLGLEVLNALIPQVGTTTVSLTFSATSKESVKRVVDQIKDDCIELYSYELKDRRTSQGEIFEARLEMKVKRGNHNERLIGYMDEFDDVMISSIE from the coding sequence ATGAATATGACTTTGGAAGTAACGCTTCGACTTTTCGTCGCTCTGTTGCTGGGCGGAATCGTCGGAATAGAACGGGAATTCCGTTCCAAAGATGCGGGGTTCCGCACGCATTTTCTCGTCGCGCTGGGCAGTGCCCTCTTCTGCGTCGTTTCGCAGTACGGATTTGGCATAGATCTGAAAGATTCGTCGCGGGTGGCCGCGCAGGTTGTCTCGGGAATCGGATTCCTCGGCGCTGGAACCATCATCTTTCAGAAAAATATGGTACGCGGACTTACGACAGCAGCAGGACTGTGGGTAACGGCGGCTATCGGACTGGCTTGCGGTACGGGAATGTATGCTGCGGCCGCGATCGCTACGGTGATGATACTGCTGGGACTGGAGGTGCTCAACGCCTTGATCCCACAGGTGGGAACGACGACCGTGAGCCTGACTTTCTCGGCTACGTCGAAAGAGAGCGTCAAAAGAGTGGTCGATCAGATCAAGGACGACTGTATCGAGCTGTATTCCTACGAACTGAAGGATCGTCGTACCTCGCAGGGCGAAATCTTCGAAGCTCGGCTGGAGATGAAAGTGAAACGCGGCAACCACAACGAGCGACTCATCGGTTATATGGATGAATTCGACGACGTTATGATTTCGAGTATCGAATAA
- a CDS encoding bifunctional GNAT family N-acetyltransferase/carbon-nitrogen hydrolase family protein: protein METLEINKVEIRNLQKEDYDQLASSFTRVYADGSDVFWTPKQIDKLIRIFPEGQIVVVVDGKIVGCALSIIVNYDDVKNDHTYAQVTGNETFDTHTRKGNILYGIEVFIHPDYRGLRLARRMYEYRKELCEKLNLKAIMFGGRLPNYHKYAEQMRPKEYIDKVRQREIVDPVLLFQLSNDFHVRKVMRNYLPNDEESRHYACLLQWDNIYYQAPTEEYILPKTTVRVGIVQWQMRSYKTLDDLFEQVEFFVDSVSGYQSDFVLFPEYFNAPLMARFNDVSESEAIRGLAQYTDEIRDRFIALAIKFNINIITGSMPQIKDDGQLYNVGFLCRRDGTYEMYEKLHVTPDEMKCWGLSGGKTIRTFETDCAKIGVLICYDVEFPELSRIMASEGMQILFVPFLTDTQNAYSRVQVCAHARAIENECFVVIAGSVGNLPKVHNMDIQYARSGVFTPCDFAFPTDGRRAEATPNTEMILISDINLNLLNELHTYGSVRNLKDRRSDLYEVRVKR, encoded by the coding sequence ATGGAAACGTTAGAAATCAATAAAGTAGAAATTCGCAATCTTCAGAAAGAGGATTACGACCAACTGGCCAGTTCCTTTACCCGCGTCTATGCCGATGGAAGCGACGTTTTTTGGACGCCGAAGCAAATCGACAAACTGATTCGCATCTTCCCGGAGGGGCAGATCGTCGTAGTCGTGGACGGCAAGATCGTAGGCTGCGCGCTTTCGATCATTGTGAATTACGATGACGTGAAGAACGACCACACCTACGCCCAGGTTACGGGGAATGAAACATTCGACACCCACACCCGCAAGGGTAACATCCTCTACGGCATCGAGGTCTTCATCCATCCCGACTACCGGGGACTGCGTCTGGCGCGGCGCATGTACGAATACCGCAAGGAACTGTGCGAAAAACTCAACCTGAAAGCCATCATGTTCGGGGGCCGTCTGCCCAACTACCATAAGTATGCGGAACAGATGCGCCCCAAGGAATATATAGACAAAGTGCGCCAACGTGAAATTGTCGATCCTGTGCTGTTGTTCCAGCTCTCGAACGATTTCCATGTCCGTAAAGTAATGCGCAACTATCTGCCCAACGACGAGGAGTCGCGCCACTACGCCTGCCTGCTTCAGTGGGACAACATCTATTATCAGGCTCCGACCGAGGAGTACATCCTGCCCAAAACCACGGTGCGCGTAGGCATCGTACAGTGGCAAATGCGCAGCTACAAGACCCTTGACGACCTGTTCGAACAGGTGGAGTTTTTCGTCGATTCCGTGAGCGGCTATCAGAGTGATTTCGTTCTTTTTCCCGAATATTTCAACGCTCCGCTTATGGCGCGGTTCAACGATGTCAGCGAATCGGAGGCCATTCGCGGGCTGGCGCAATATACGGATGAAATCCGGGACCGGTTTATCGCATTGGCCATTAAGTTCAACATCAATATCATCACGGGCAGCATGCCCCAGATCAAAGACGACGGGCAGCTTTACAACGTGGGGTTCCTCTGCCGCCGTGACGGAACTTACGAAATGTATGAAAAATTGCACGTTACGCCCGACGAGATGAAGTGCTGGGGATTGAGCGGCGGCAAGACGATCCGCACGTTCGAGACGGACTGCGCGAAGATCGGCGTATTGATCTGCTACGACGTTGAGTTTCCGGAACTTTCACGCATTATGGCCTCCGAGGGGATGCAGATTCTCTTCGTGCCGTTCCTCACGGATACGCAGAATGCCTATTCGCGCGTGCAAGTCTGCGCCCATGCCCGCGCCATCGAGAACGAATGTTTCGTGGTGATCGCAGGCAGTGTGGGCAACCTGCCCAAGGTGCACAACATGGACATTCAGTATGCGCGCTCCGGAGTTTTCACGCCCTGCGATTTCGCTTTTCCGACGGACGGACGGCGTGCGGAGGCGACGCCCAATACGGAGATGATCCTTATTTCGGACATTAACCTGAACCTGTTGAACGAGTTGCACACCTACGGCAGCGTCCGCAACCTCAAGGACCGTCGCAGCGACCTGTACGAGGTGCGGGTGAAAAGATAA